A single Triticum dicoccoides isolate Atlit2015 ecotype Zavitan chromosome 2A, WEW_v2.0, whole genome shotgun sequence DNA region contains:
- the LOC119355303 gene encoding dihydrofolate reductase-like isoform X3 has product MAAAAHLRGHVVFNSASNARRHTQAPAPSLSRGRLPTARKPPVARCQRHGVGALELDDGAARRPAPRFLCLHGFRTSGEIMRRQVADRWPAGVTSRLDLAFPDAPFPAEGDSPVRGVFDPPYYEWCRFAGEDFLKYKNFGECLAGIEELMVRQGPFDGLFGFSQGALLSAALVGLQQQGLALNRVPRVKYVMIISGAKIQSPALAAKAYANKINCASLHFIVAVICGQATVTS; this is encoded by the exons ATGGCCGCGGCAGCTCACCTCCGTGGTCACGTCGTCTTCAATTCGGCGAGCAACGCCCGGCGTCACACGCAGGCCCCCGCCCCGTCGCTCTCGCGCGGTCGCCTCCCAACGGCTCGAAAGCCGCCCGTGGCTCGCTGCCAGCGCCACGGCGTAGGGGCCTTGGAACTAGACGACggagcggcgaggcggccggcgccgCGGTTCCTGTGCCTGCACGGGTTCCGCACCAGCGGGGAGATCATGCGGAGGCAGGTGGCGGACAGGTGGCCCGCCGGCGTCACGTCCCGCCTGGACCTCGCCTTTCCCGACGCGCCCTTCCCCGCCGAGGGCGACTCCCCGGTGCGCGGCGTCTTCGACCCGCCCTACTACGAGTGGTGCCGCTTCGCCGGCGAG GATTTTTTGAAGTACAAGAACTTCGGCGAGTGCTTGGCCGGCATCGAGGAGCTGATGGTGAGACAAGGGCCGTTCGACGGACTGTTCGGCTTCTCTCAG GGCGCCCTCCTGTCGGCCGCGCTTGTTGGGCTCCAGCAACAA GGGCTGGCCTTGAACAGGGTTCCTAGGGTGAAGTACGTTATGATCATATCCGGTGCGAAGATCCAGTCCCCGGCATTGGCCGCCAAGGCGTACGCCAACAAGATCAACTGCGCTTCGCTTCATTTCATTG TTGCAGTTATTTGCGGGCAGGCGACGGTGACTTCGTGA
- the LOC119355303 gene encoding esterase C25G4.2-like isoform X1, with amino-acid sequence MAAAAHLRGHVVFNSASNARRHTQAPAPSLSRGRLPTARKPPVARCQRHGVGALELDDGAARRPAPRFLCLHGFRTSGEIMRRQVADRWPAGVTSRLDLAFPDAPFPAEGDSPVRGVFDPPYYEWCRFAGEDFLKYKNFGECLAGIEELMVRQGPFDGLFGFSQGALLSAALVGLQQQGLALNRVPRVKYVMIISGAKIQSPALAAKAYANKINCASLHFIGDGDFVKAHGEELADSFVDPLVIRHPAGHTVPRLGKRAWPVDLEESIWVHGRTGPERSERARGGY; translated from the exons ATGGCCGCGGCAGCTCACCTCCGTGGTCACGTCGTCTTCAATTCGGCGAGCAACGCCCGGCGTCACACGCAGGCCCCCGCCCCGTCGCTCTCGCGCGGTCGCCTCCCAACGGCTCGAAAGCCGCCCGTGGCTCGCTGCCAGCGCCACGGCGTAGGGGCCTTGGAACTAGACGACggagcggcgaggcggccggcgccgCGGTTCCTGTGCCTGCACGGGTTCCGCACCAGCGGGGAGATCATGCGGAGGCAGGTGGCGGACAGGTGGCCCGCCGGCGTCACGTCCCGCCTGGACCTCGCCTTTCCCGACGCGCCCTTCCCCGCCGAGGGCGACTCCCCGGTGCGCGGCGTCTTCGACCCGCCCTACTACGAGTGGTGCCGCTTCGCCGGCGAG GATTTTTTGAAGTACAAGAACTTCGGCGAGTGCTTGGCCGGCATCGAGGAGCTGATGGTGAGACAAGGGCCGTTCGACGGACTGTTCGGCTTCTCTCAG GGCGCCCTCCTGTCGGCCGCGCTTGTTGGGCTCCAGCAACAA GGGCTGGCCTTGAACAGGGTTCCTAGGGTGAAGTACGTTATGATCATATCCGGTGCGAAGATCCAGTCCCCGGCATTGGCCGCCAAGGCGTACGCCAACAAGATCAACTGCGCTTCGCTTCATTTCATTG GCGACGGTGACTTCGTGAAAGCCCACGGCGAGGAGCTGGCGGACTCGTTCGTGGATCCGCTTGTCATACGCCACCCGGCCGGGCACACGGTCCCCAGACTCGGTAAGCGCGCCTGGCCCGTAGATTTGGAAGAGAGCATTTGGGTTCATGGCCGAACGGGACCGGAACGTTCAGAAAGAGCAAGGGGAGGTTATTGA
- the LOC119355303 gene encoding esterase C25G4.2-like isoform X2 — MAAAAHLRGHVVFNSASNARRHTQAPAPSLSRGRLPTARKPPVARCQRHGVGALELDDGAARRPAPRFLCLHGFRTSGEIMRRQVADRWPAGVTSRLDLAFPDAPFPAEGDSPVRGVFDPPYYEWCRFAGEDFLKYKNFGECLAGIEELMVRQGPFDGLFGFSQGALLSAALVGLQQQGLALNRVPRVKYVMIISGAKIQSPALAAKAYANKINCASLHFIGDGDFVKAHGEELADSFVDPLVIRHPAGHTVPRLDEKGLQAMLSYLDKIERDLARD; from the exons ATGGCCGCGGCAGCTCACCTCCGTGGTCACGTCGTCTTCAATTCGGCGAGCAACGCCCGGCGTCACACGCAGGCCCCCGCCCCGTCGCTCTCGCGCGGTCGCCTCCCAACGGCTCGAAAGCCGCCCGTGGCTCGCTGCCAGCGCCACGGCGTAGGGGCCTTGGAACTAGACGACggagcggcgaggcggccggcgccgCGGTTCCTGTGCCTGCACGGGTTCCGCACCAGCGGGGAGATCATGCGGAGGCAGGTGGCGGACAGGTGGCCCGCCGGCGTCACGTCCCGCCTGGACCTCGCCTTTCCCGACGCGCCCTTCCCCGCCGAGGGCGACTCCCCGGTGCGCGGCGTCTTCGACCCGCCCTACTACGAGTGGTGCCGCTTCGCCGGCGAG GATTTTTTGAAGTACAAGAACTTCGGCGAGTGCTTGGCCGGCATCGAGGAGCTGATGGTGAGACAAGGGCCGTTCGACGGACTGTTCGGCTTCTCTCAG GGCGCCCTCCTGTCGGCCGCGCTTGTTGGGCTCCAGCAACAA GGGCTGGCCTTGAACAGGGTTCCTAGGGTGAAGTACGTTATGATCATATCCGGTGCGAAGATCCAGTCCCCGGCATTGGCCGCCAAGGCGTACGCCAACAAGATCAACTGCGCTTCGCTTCATTTCATTG GCGACGGTGACTTCGTGAAAGCCCACGGCGAGGAGCTGGCGGACTCGTTCGTGGATCCGCTTGTCATACGCCACCCGGCCGGGCACACGGTCCCCAGACTCG ACGAGAAGGGCCTCCAGGCGATGCTCAGCTACCTTGACAAGATCGAAAGGGATCTGGCGAGAGATTAA